One window of Rhizobium leguminosarum genomic DNA carries:
- a CDS encoding TIGR02281 family clan AA aspartic protease: protein MIRLTVFLAVIGIGLAALIVNNDSSRNLGLQSDDFGRVIYLLPIALMLSAGIWASRRSIGETMRQMMIWLVIILALVTVYLYRQDALGVGNRLLAGLVPGHAVVVTTSEGGQEIILHKLLNGHFEADVAVNGQTIQMLVDTGASMVALSHEDAERIGIDLSRLSYSMTVMTANGRGRAAPVRLDQVAIGPIVRDNVAASVAEDGRLDQSLLGMSFLETLGSLQMQTDELRMRD, encoded by the coding sequence ATGATCCGTTTGACCGTCTTCCTCGCCGTGATCGGCATCGGCCTTGCCGCGCTGATCGTCAACAATGACAGCAGCCGGAACCTCGGCCTGCAGAGCGATGACTTCGGCCGCGTCATCTATCTGCTGCCGATCGCGCTGATGCTGTCGGCCGGCATCTGGGCGAGCCGGCGCAGCATTGGCGAAACGATGCGCCAGATGATGATCTGGCTGGTGATCATCCTGGCGCTCGTCACCGTCTATCTCTATCGCCAGGACGCACTCGGCGTCGGCAACCGGCTGCTCGCCGGCCTCGTTCCCGGCCACGCCGTCGTCGTCACCACCAGCGAGGGTGGCCAGGAGATCATCCTGCACAAGCTGCTGAACGGCCATTTCGAAGCCGATGTCGCTGTCAACGGCCAAACGATCCAGATGCTCGTCGATACCGGCGCCAGTATGGTGGCGCTGTCGCACGAAGATGCCGAGCGGATCGGCATCGATCTCTCCCGCCTGAGCTATTCCATGACCGTCATGACCGCCAACGGTCGCGGCCGTGCAGCACCCGTCAGGCTCGACCAGGTGGCAATCGGCCCGATCGTCCGCGACAATGTCGCAGCCAGCGTAGCCGAGGACGGCCGGCTCGACCAGAGCCTGCTCGGCATGAGCTTCCTGGAAACGCTGGGCTCGCTGCAGATGCAGACCGACGAACTGCGCATGCGCGACTGA
- a CDS encoding SDR family oxidoreductase encodes MTEIRIEGASVLIVGGSSGMGLALARRLLDEGASVTIAGRSKERLAAACRHLGDHPKLGTCAVDISREEEVAALFRDSRPVDHIVSTAADIEGAYQLLPSIELAAAQRVVESKFYGPLLLAKHGAAHLPPSGSITFTSGIAAYRPAARGSVVAAVNAALEGLVRALAVELAPIRINAVSPGWVDTPIWSVVVGDAKQATLDAMAERLPAGRVGQPEDIADAIRFLIGNGFTTGTILHVEGGHRLV; translated from the coding sequence ATGACTGAAATCAGGATCGAAGGTGCGAGTGTGTTGATCGTCGGCGGCAGCTCGGGCATGGGATTGGCGCTTGCCAGGCGCCTGCTCGATGAGGGGGCGTCGGTGACGATCGCGGGGCGCAGTAAAGAAAGGCTTGCGGCGGCTTGCCGCCACCTCGGCGACCATCCGAAACTCGGGACGTGCGCTGTCGATATATCGCGCGAGGAAGAGGTCGCGGCGCTGTTTCGGGATAGCCGACCGGTCGACCATATCGTCAGCACGGCCGCCGATATTGAAGGCGCCTATCAGTTGCTGCCGTCGATCGAGCTTGCCGCAGCGCAACGGGTGGTCGAGAGCAAGTTCTACGGGCCGCTACTGCTGGCGAAGCATGGCGCCGCCCACCTGCCGCCGTCAGGATCGATCACCTTTACGTCAGGTATCGCGGCCTATCGACCGGCGGCGCGCGGATCTGTGGTCGCCGCCGTCAATGCGGCGCTCGAAGGTCTGGTGAGGGCGCTGGCCGTCGAACTGGCGCCGATCCGCATCAATGCCGTGTCGCCGGGATGGGTGGATACGCCGATCTGGAGCGTCGTTGTTGGTGACGCCAAGCAGGCAACGCTCGACGCGATGGCGGAGCGCCTGCCGGCCGGGCGGGTCGGCCAGCCGGAGGATATTGCCGATGCGATCCGCTTCCTGATCGGCAACGGTTTCACCACAGGCACTATCCTGCATGTCGAAGGCGGGCATCGGCTGGTCTGA
- a CDS encoding LysR family transcriptional regulator, translated as MNPRQLKTFLAVIRHENLTRAAAEVNLAQSSLSDQIQALEEELGVELLFRSRQGVAPTPAGAALKAYAEEILALNDEAKAAVRVAAGRAETSIALGTLETIATERLAPWLSLFRRQNPGLALKLKIGGSGELRAQLQHGSIDVAFTFDRGQQDQRFATRHISSEPLVLIADRNSQLSSFDSLAALSTARFVATEAGCVYRHLFDTAFTEAGMTPPPIATEADSIATIIRLVASGAGYGLVPRLAIGLSPARSDIVELSWPGKPPAASLVMTWRRRRIQPPALALLLQSASEELSPVRPADARLRHAG; from the coding sequence ATGAATCCACGACAATTGAAGACATTCCTTGCGGTGATCCGGCATGAAAATCTCACCCGCGCCGCCGCCGAGGTCAATCTCGCCCAATCGAGCCTCAGCGACCAGATACAGGCGCTGGAGGAAGAACTCGGCGTCGAGCTCCTGTTCCGCTCCCGCCAGGGCGTCGCCCCGACACCGGCAGGGGCAGCGCTGAAGGCCTATGCGGAGGAGATCCTGGCGCTGAACGATGAGGCGAAGGCTGCCGTCCGGGTTGCCGCCGGCCGTGCCGAAACATCAATCGCCTTGGGTACATTGGAAACCATCGCCACTGAAAGGCTGGCGCCATGGCTCTCTCTCTTCCGCAGGCAGAACCCCGGCCTCGCTCTCAAACTCAAGATCGGAGGCAGTGGCGAGCTGCGTGCGCAATTGCAGCACGGCTCGATCGACGTCGCCTTCACCTTCGATCGCGGCCAGCAGGACCAGCGCTTCGCGACGCGCCATATCTCCAGCGAACCGCTGGTGTTGATCGCAGACCGCAACTCGCAGCTATCCTCATTTGATAGCCTGGCGGCACTGAGCACCGCCCGCTTTGTTGCGACCGAAGCCGGCTGCGTCTATCGCCACCTGTTCGATACTGCCTTTACGGAAGCGGGCATGACGCCGCCGCCCATCGCGACGGAAGCAGACAGTATTGCGACGATCATTCGCCTCGTTGCATCCGGCGCCGGCTATGGGCTGGTCCCGCGCCTCGCGATCGGGCTATCTCCGGCGCGTAGCGATATCGTCGAATTGTCGTGGCCGGGCAAACCGCCAGCCGCTTCGCTGGTGATGACGTGGCGGCGCCGGCGCATTCAGCCGCCGGCGCTCGCCCTCCTGCTGCAATCGGCCAGCGAAGAACTTTCACCGGTCAGACCAGCCGATGCCCGCCTTCGACATGCAGGATAG
- a CDS encoding sensor histidine kinase translates to MSTGVSTSTDKIIVDRSRSHRNKAVSKAVRQTRERLQSGHASNSSFDRDVLKMYVASMLQGATIMPLFVVIITALGLYFTQDTQLLFWALLTLICHTGNILLGRRARRQEITPESARKWRRLLLFGQFLLGCCWAIFALQGCDSCEPSSFILYKGATLLIALSVTAMSNFMLTPTVLVSFAPAVLALAVKSGLSRDLLEISLTALFTTTLVFFNYISDRLFKSNLRILSYQSEKDDLIAELEVAKSMSDEARRRAEEANLAKSRFLASMSHELRTPLNAILGFSEVMSAEVMGPLANPTYKEYAGDIHRSGQHLLDLINEILDLSRIEAGKYELSEEAISLLDITEDCIGMVQLRARAKNIAISDQFERQLPAIWADEKSMRQVVLNLLSNAVKFTPQGGEIHVKVGWTAGGGQYISIKDNGPGIPEEEIPVVLSAFGQGSIAIKSAEQGTGLGLPIVQAILAKHDGQFLLKSKLREGTEVIAILPARRVLQSLPAVEEAQAVARKRKSFA, encoded by the coding sequence ATGAGTACCGGCGTAAGCACATCGACCGACAAGATTATCGTCGACAGGTCGCGCAGCCACCGCAACAAGGCCGTTTCCAAGGCCGTGCGGCAGACGCGCGAACGTCTTCAGTCCGGTCATGCGTCCAATTCCTCCTTCGACCGTGACGTGCTCAAGATGTATGTGGCCTCGATGCTGCAGGGCGCGACGATCATGCCGCTCTTCGTCGTCATCATCACCGCGCTTGGCCTTTATTTCACCCAAGATACGCAATTGCTCTTCTGGGCGCTGCTGACGCTCATCTGTCACACCGGCAATATCCTGCTTGGACGGCGTGCGCGCCGGCAGGAAATCACCCCCGAGAGCGCCCGCAAATGGCGCCGCCTGCTGTTGTTCGGCCAATTCCTGCTCGGCTGCTGCTGGGCCATATTCGCGCTGCAGGGCTGCGATAGCTGCGAGCCGTCAAGCTTCATTCTTTATAAGGGCGCGACGCTGCTGATCGCACTCTCCGTCACCGCGATGTCGAACTTCATGCTGACGCCGACCGTGCTCGTCTCCTTCGCGCCGGCGGTCCTGGCGCTCGCCGTCAAGAGCGGCCTGTCGCGCGACCTCCTCGAAATCAGCCTGACGGCGCTCTTCACCACCACCCTCGTCTTCTTCAACTATATCAGCGACCGGCTCTTCAAGTCGAACCTCCGGATCCTCTCCTACCAGTCGGAGAAGGATGACCTCATTGCCGAGCTCGAGGTGGCGAAATCGATGTCGGATGAGGCTCGCCGCCGCGCCGAAGAGGCAAACCTCGCCAAGTCGCGCTTCCTTGCCTCCATGTCACATGAGCTCAGGACCCCGCTCAACGCCATCCTTGGCTTCTCCGAGGTGATGTCGGCCGAAGTCATGGGACCGCTCGCCAATCCGACCTACAAGGAATACGCTGGTGATATCCACCGCTCCGGCCAGCATCTGCTTGATCTCATCAACGAGATCCTCGACCTCTCCCGCATCGAAGCCGGCAAATACGAGCTGAGCGAGGAGGCGATCTCGCTCCTCGATATCACCGAGGATTGCATCGGCATGGTCCAGCTGCGCGCCCGCGCCAAGAACATCGCCATTTCGGATCAATTCGAACGGCAGCTGCCAGCCATCTGGGCAGACGAGAAGTCGATGCGCCAGGTGGTGCTCAACCTTCTCTCCAACGCCGTCAAGTTCACGCCGCAGGGCGGCGAAATCCACGTCAAGGTCGGCTGGACGGCCGGCGGCGGACAGTACATTTCGATCAAGGACAACGGCCCCGGCATTCCGGAGGAAGAGATCCCCGTCGTCCTTTCAGCTTTCGGCCAGGGCTCGATCGCCATCAAGAGCGCCGAACAGGGCACGGGCCTCGGCCTGCCGATCGTCCAGGCGATCCTTGCCAAGCATGACGGACAGTTCCTGCTGAAATCGAAGCTGCGCGAGGGCACCGAAGTGATCGCCATCCTGCCCGCCAGGCGCGTGCTCCAGAGCCTGCCGGCTGTGGAAGAAGCTCAGGCCGTCGCGCGCAAGCGCAAGAGTTTTGCCTGA
- a CDS encoding ABC transporter ATP-binding protein, translating to MAPIISVQNLTKTYANGFEALKGINLDVEKGEILALLGPNGAGKTTLISIICGIANPSGGKVLVAGHDVVKDFRATRRMIGLVPQELTTDQFETVFNTVSFSRGLHGKKANPAHIEKVLRALSLWDKKDNMLRQLSGGMKRRVLIAKALSHEPDILFLDEPTAGVDVTLRKDMWNVVRELRASGVTIILTTHYIEEAEEIADRVGVINGGQLLLVEDKAALMAKLGRKQLILDLTEPLERLPDCFAGNGLTLEVGGSWLTYDFDADNEQESIATLLTRLGENNIHFKDLSTRQSTLEDIFVALVGADK from the coding sequence ATGGCCCCCATCATATCCGTTCAGAATCTTACCAAGACCTACGCCAATGGGTTCGAGGCCCTGAAAGGCATCAACCTCGACGTCGAGAAGGGCGAGATCCTGGCGTTGCTCGGGCCGAACGGTGCGGGCAAGACGACGTTGATCTCGATCATTTGCGGCATTGCCAATCCGAGCGGCGGCAAGGTGCTGGTCGCCGGCCACGATGTCGTGAAGGATTTCCGCGCTACCCGCCGAATGATCGGGCTGGTGCCGCAGGAGCTGACCACCGATCAGTTCGAGACGGTGTTCAATACAGTGAGCTTTTCGCGCGGGCTGCACGGCAAGAAAGCCAATCCCGCTCATATCGAGAAGGTGCTGCGCGCACTCTCACTCTGGGACAAGAAGGACAATATGCTTCGCCAGCTGTCGGGCGGCATGAAGCGGCGAGTACTGATCGCCAAGGCGCTTTCGCATGAGCCGGATATCCTTTTCCTCGACGAACCCACAGCCGGCGTCGACGTGACGCTGCGCAAGGACATGTGGAATGTCGTTCGGGAGCTTCGGGCCTCAGGCGTCACCATCATCCTGACCACTCATTATATCGAGGAGGCCGAGGAGATCGCCGACCGCGTCGGTGTGATCAATGGCGGGCAATTGCTGCTCGTCGAGGATAAGGCGGCGCTGATGGCCAAGCTCGGCCGCAAGCAGCTGATTCTCGATCTCACAGAGCCGCTCGAGCGGCTTCCGGATTGTTTTGCCGGCAACGGACTGACGCTGGAAGTCGGCGGCAGCTGGCTGACCTACGATTTCGACGCCGACAACGAGCAGGAAAGCATCGCCACGCTGCTGACCCGGCTCGGTGAAAACAATATCCATTTCAAGGATCTCTCGACGCGGCAGAGCACGCTCGAAGACATCTTCGTGGCGCTGGTAGGAGCAGACAAATGA
- a CDS encoding Lrp/AsnC family transcriptional regulator, with protein sequence MDRLDRKILRLLQEDSTLAVADLAKKVGLSTTPCWRRIQKMEEDGVIKRRVAILDPEKVNTKVTVFVSIRTATHSIEWLRRFSEVVAEFPEVVEFYRMSGDVDYLLRVVVPDIAAYDAFYKRMIAKIEIRDVSSAFAMEQIKYSTQLPLDYMLLDNAKSNED encoded by the coding sequence ATGGACCGCCTCGACCGAAAAATACTGCGTCTGCTGCAAGAAGATTCGACGCTTGCCGTGGCCGATCTCGCCAAGAAAGTCGGGCTTTCGACGACCCCATGCTGGCGGCGCATTCAGAAAATGGAAGAGGACGGCGTCATCAAGCGCCGGGTCGCCATCCTTGATCCTGAAAAGGTCAACACCAAGGTCACCGTCTTCGTGTCGATTCGCACTGCTACCCATTCGATCGAATGGCTGCGGCGCTTTTCCGAGGTGGTCGCCGAATTTCCCGAAGTGGTCGAATTCTACCGGATGAGCGGCGATGTCGACTATCTCTTGCGAGTCGTCGTGCCCGATATCGCAGCATATGACGCTTTTTATAAGCGGATGATCGCCAAGATCGAGATTCGCGACGTCTCCTCCGCCTTTGCAATGGAGCAGATCAAGTATTCGACGCAGCTGCCGCTCGACTACATGCTTTTAGACAATGCCAAATCCAACGAGGATTGA
- a CDS encoding DUF1289 domain-containing protein, which yields MQTPCIHLCSLVSATGFCAGCGRTLQEIGSWVSYSDTERRRIMALLPARLAGGAAVSNHIKIGLASRPERPL from the coding sequence ATGCAAACACCCTGCATTCACCTCTGCTCCCTGGTTTCAGCCACCGGATTTTGCGCCGGATGCGGCCGGACTCTTCAGGAAATCGGCAGCTGGGTGAGCTACTCCGACACCGAGCGAAGACGGATCATGGCGCTGCTGCCGGCAAGGCTTGCGGGCGGCGCCGCGGTGTCGAACCACATCAAAATAGGCCTCGCCAGCCGGCCGGAGCGGCCTCTATGA
- a CDS encoding thermonuclease family protein yields MTWSLRLIRDGVTAFALLALVALIAAKLNDAAKIVHSGAFHAADGDSLTLGDERLRLEGIDAPELNQSCTRAAREALQGMVLASGTLCQGSRHDRYDRLLVICRSGAGGDINAAMVRRGMAISYGGYAREETEAKAAKAGLWAGTFERPRDVRDHARQRSGFDGPLRFIRRIVGWE; encoded by the coding sequence GTGACATGGAGCCTGCGCCTGATTCGCGACGGCGTGACCGCTTTTGCCCTGCTGGCGCTCGTGGCGCTGATTGCCGCCAAGCTCAACGATGCAGCAAAAATTGTGCATTCGGGCGCTTTCCATGCTGCCGACGGCGACAGTCTGACACTAGGAGACGAACGTTTGCGCCTGGAAGGCATCGATGCACCGGAGCTCAACCAGAGCTGCACCCGGGCGGCGCGCGAGGCGCTGCAGGGCATGGTTCTGGCATCGGGAACGCTCTGCCAGGGCAGCCGGCACGACCGCTACGACAGGCTGCTGGTCATCTGCCGGAGCGGAGCGGGCGGCGACATCAACGCCGCCATGGTGCGCCGGGGCATGGCCATCTCCTATGGCGGTTATGCCAGGGAGGAGACCGAGGCGAAGGCCGCGAAGGCGGGCCTCTGGGCCGGCACTTTCGAGCGGCCGCGCGATGTGCGCGATCATGCACGCCAGCGTTCCGGTTTCGACGGCCCGCTGCGCTTCATCAGGCGGATCGTCGGATGGGAGTGA
- the cobT gene encoding nicotinate-nucleotide--dimethylbenzimidazole phosphoribosyltransferase: protein MSVSGLPFDDFRTLLRDLPGPDARALAAARERDAQLTKPPGALGRLEEIAFWLAAWTGRTPAVNRPLVAIFAGNHGVTRQGITPFPPAVTQQMVENFAAGGAAINQICVAYDLGLKVFDLALDYPTGDITEEAALSERDCAATMAFGMEAIAGGTDLLCIGEMGIGNTTIAAAINYALYGGSARDWVGPGTGSAGEMLERKIAAVEKAVALHGDHLDDPLEIMRRLGGREIAAMAGAILAARMERIPVLIDGYVATAAAAILKAANPSALDHCLIGHVSGEPGHLRSIEMLGKTPLLALGMRLGEGTGAALAAGIVKAAAACHSGMATFAQAGVTNKH from the coding sequence ATGAGCGTTTCAGGCCTGCCGTTCGACGATTTCCGTACCTTGCTTCGTGACCTGCCGGGGCCGGATGCCCGTGCGCTGGCGGCGGCGCGCGAACGCGACGCACAACTGACCAAGCCGCCGGGCGCGCTCGGGCGGCTCGAGGAAATCGCCTTCTGGCTTGCCGCCTGGACGGGCCGCACCCCTGCCGTCAACCGGCCGCTGGTGGCGATCTTTGCCGGAAATCATGGCGTCACCAGGCAGGGAATCACGCCTTTTCCGCCGGCGGTGACGCAGCAGATGGTCGAAAACTTTGCGGCCGGGGGTGCTGCGATCAATCAGATCTGTGTCGCCTATGATCTCGGGTTGAAAGTCTTCGATCTGGCGCTGGACTATCCCACCGGCGACATTACTGAAGAAGCAGCGCTTTCCGAGCGCGATTGCGCCGCGACGATGGCCTTCGGCATGGAGGCGATCGCCGGCGGCACCGACCTGCTCTGCATCGGCGAAATGGGCATCGGCAATACGACGATCGCGGCGGCAATCAACTATGCGCTCTACGGCGGTTCGGCGCGAGACTGGGTTGGGCCGGGCACCGGTTCGGCAGGCGAGATGCTGGAGCGCAAGATCGCGGCGGTGGAAAAGGCGGTGGCGTTGCATGGCGACCACCTCGATGATCCGCTCGAGATCATGCGGCGGCTCGGCGGCCGCGAGATCGCAGCAATGGCCGGGGCCATTCTTGCCGCCCGCATGGAACGCATTCCTGTGCTGATCGACGGTTATGTTGCGACCGCGGCGGCGGCAATCCTGAAAGCCGCCAATCCGTCGGCGCTCGATCATTGCCTGATCGGCCATGTCTCCGGCGAGCCCGGACATCTGCGCTCGATCGAGATGCTCGGCAAGACGCCGCTTCTGGCGCTCGGCATGCGGCTCGGCGAAGGCACCGGGGCTGCGCTTGCCGCCGGCATCGTCAAGGCCGCTGCCGCTTGCCATTCGGGCATGGCGACCTTCGCCCAGGCGGGTGTCACGAATAAGCATTAA
- a CDS encoding diacylglycerol kinase has protein sequence MTKPAVTKETGFRHFTAAAGYSWAGFLRVLKEAAFRQELCFFVVSIATLALVGATAGEIVVAVLLFLGLFSMEAMNTAVEEVIDRISPEISIVGKHAKDLGSFAVTCMIAACCLYLAFVLGRHLFFSPA, from the coding sequence TTGACGAAGCCTGCGGTGACGAAAGAGACCGGATTTCGACATTTCACCGCCGCCGCCGGCTATTCCTGGGCGGGCTTCCTGCGCGTGCTGAAAGAGGCAGCCTTCCGCCAGGAACTCTGTTTCTTCGTCGTTTCGATCGCGACGCTGGCATTGGTGGGGGCAACTGCCGGCGAGATCGTCGTTGCGGTGCTTCTGTTTCTCGGGCTCTTTTCGATGGAGGCGATGAATACCGCCGTCGAGGAGGTGATCGACCGGATTTCACCGGAGATTTCGATTGTCGGCAAACATGCGAAGGATCTCGGTTCCTTCGCGGTGACCTGTATGATCGCCGCCTGCTGCCTCTATCTCGCCTTCGTCCTCGGCAGGCACCTGTTCTTCAGCCCGGCATGA
- a CDS encoding EamA family transporter: MNSLWPIVIGGVLPAIFWGVTAIFQKQSATAATGSAVYLIAFGAACALAGLIAALIWRPAPWTAQGLGFAAIAGACFAVGTGLISFALFAYGVPVSKLAPIWSCNVLVTLAIGALFLGEAAELNIMKLSAGTLLIISGALLVSSA, translated from the coding sequence ATGAATTCACTCTGGCCGATCGTCATCGGCGGCGTTCTGCCCGCCATTTTCTGGGGCGTCACCGCCATCTTCCAGAAGCAGAGCGCTACGGCGGCCACCGGCTCCGCCGTCTATCTGATCGCCTTCGGCGCTGCCTGCGCCCTTGCCGGCCTGATCGCCGCGCTGATCTGGCGCCCTGCCCCCTGGACCGCGCAAGGTCTCGGATTTGCCGCCATCGCGGGCGCCTGCTTCGCCGTCGGCACCGGCCTCATCAGCTTTGCGCTTTTCGCTTACGGCGTCCCGGTCTCGAAACTCGCCCCGATCTGGAGCTGCAACGTGCTGGTGACGCTGGCAATCGGCGCCCTGTTTCTCGGCGAAGCCGCAGAGCTGAACATAATGAAGCTCAGCGCCGGCACCCTCCTCATCATCTCAGGCGCCCTGCTCGTCAGCAGCGCTTGA
- a CDS encoding ABC transporter permease encodes MNVEAIKSIYFFEMARTRRTLLQSVISPVISTSLYFIVFGAAVGSRIQEVEGVSYGAFITPGLIMLTLLGQCISNGSFGIYFPKFTGTIYEVLSAPVAMTEILLGYVGAAATKGMIIGFIILLTANLFVDVRIEHPFMMILFFLLTAITFSLFGFMIGIWAGNFEQLNLIPMLVVPPLTFLGGSFYSVNMLPPFWQAVSHLNPVLYLVSGFRWSFYGIADVNPAISLAMITVFLVICLGTLAWIFKTGYRLRN; translated from the coding sequence ATGAACGTCGAGGCGATCAAATCGATCTATTTCTTCGAGATGGCGCGCACGCGCCGCACGCTGCTGCAAAGCGTCATCTCGCCCGTCATCTCGACCTCGCTCTATTTCATCGTCTTCGGGGCCGCGGTCGGCTCGCGCATCCAGGAGGTGGAGGGCGTATCCTACGGCGCCTTCATCACGCCGGGCCTCATCATGCTGACGCTGCTTGGCCAATGCATCAGCAACGGCTCCTTCGGCATTTATTTCCCGAAATTCACCGGCACGATCTACGAGGTGCTGTCGGCGCCGGTGGCGATGACGGAGATCCTGCTCGGTTACGTCGGGGCCGCCGCTACCAAGGGAATGATTATCGGCTTCATCATTCTCCTGACTGCCAATCTTTTCGTCGACGTCAGGATCGAGCATCCCTTCATGATGATCCTGTTCTTCCTGCTGACGGCGATCACCTTCAGCCTGTTCGGCTTCATGATCGGCATCTGGGCCGGCAATTTCGAGCAGCTGAACCTCATTCCGATGTTGGTCGTGCCGCCGCTGACCTTCCTCGGCGGCAGCTTCTATTCGGTCAATATGCTGCCGCCCTTTTGGCAGGCGGTCAGCCATCTCAATCCGGTGCTCTATCTCGTCAGCGGCTTCCGCTGGAGTTTCTACGGGATCGCCGATGTCAACCCGGCGATCAGCCTGGCGATGATCACGGTGTTCCTGGTGATTTGCCTCGGAACACTCGCCTGGATCTTCAAGACCGGCTACCGGCTGCGCAATTGA
- a CDS encoding adenosylcobinamide-GDP ribazoletransferase, whose translation MNIKDLAVDTARAVAFLSRIPMPQSLFKGYDGRLGRLVRAFPFAGIVIGFVPALALLLALGLHADPLMAALIALSIQVLATGALHEDGLADTADGIGGGKGREHSLVIMKDSRIGTYGAIALILSFAIRAAALAAIARHATPLTSALAIPAVAALSRGAIAWHWQRLPPAKADGVAASTGQPDETAMQFALASAGLVAALLIWPAFGLRPLVASLLATGIAGFAFTAFIRRKLAGHTGDTLGATQQICEIASLCALATAL comes from the coding sequence ATGAACATCAAGGACCTTGCGGTCGATACCGCCCGCGCCGTCGCCTTCCTCAGCCGCATTCCCATGCCGCAATCGCTGTTCAAAGGCTATGACGGCAGGCTCGGCAGGCTGGTGCGCGCTTTTCCCTTCGCCGGCATCGTCATCGGCTTCGTCCCCGCGCTTGCCCTCCTCTTGGCTTTGGGGCTGCATGCCGATCCGCTGATGGCGGCCCTGATCGCGCTTTCGATCCAGGTTCTCGCCACCGGCGCGCTGCACGAGGACGGGCTGGCCGATACGGCCGACGGCATTGGCGGCGGCAAGGGCCGCGAGCACAGCCTCGTCATCATGAAGGACAGCCGGATCGGCACCTATGGAGCAATAGCGCTGATCCTTTCCTTCGCGATCCGCGCCGCAGCACTTGCCGCCATCGCCCGCCACGCAACGCCGCTCACTTCGGCCCTTGCCATTCCCGCCGTCGCGGCGCTTAGCCGCGGCGCCATCGCCTGGCACTGGCAGCGGCTGCCGCCGGCAAAGGCCGATGGCGTAGCCGCCTCGACCGGCCAGCCGGACGAGACGGCGATGCAGTTTGCACTCGCTTCGGCTGGCCTCGTCGCAGCGCTTCTGATCTGGCCTGCCTTCGGCCTGCGGCCGCTGGTCGCAAGCCTGCTTGCCACCGGCATCGCGGGGTTTGCCTTCACCGCATTCATCCGCCGCAAACTTGCAGGCCACACCGGCGATACGCTAGGCGCGACGCAGCAAATTTGCGAGATCGCCAGCCTTTGCGCCCTTGCCACGGCTCTTTGA
- a CDS encoding uracil-DNA glycosylase family protein, which produces MTDEAELETLRREIASCRICRDTPAKGLEYRLPHEPRPVAVISSSARILIAGQAPGLRVHESGLPFDDASGDRLRSWLGVDRASFYDRDRFAIVPMGFCFPGYDDKGGDLPPRRECAPFWRRRVISAMPQIELVLVIGQYAQAWHMAGERQGNMTETVQSWRDSLLSNRSPAVLPLPHPSWRNSGWLKRNPWFEKELLPILQDRTKMLLS; this is translated from the coding sequence ATGACCGACGAAGCCGAGCTGGAGACGCTGCGGCGGGAGATCGCTTCCTGTCGCATCTGCCGCGACACGCCGGCGAAAGGCCTCGAATATCGGCTGCCGCACGAGCCGCGGCCGGTGGCGGTGATCTCGTCGAGCGCGCGAATCCTGATCGCCGGGCAGGCGCCCGGGCTTCGGGTACATGAGAGCGGCTTGCCGTTTGACGATGCTTCGGGCGACCGGTTGCGTTCATGGCTCGGCGTTGACAGGGCAAGCTTCTACGACCGCGACCGATTCGCCATCGTGCCTATGGGCTTCTGCTTTCCCGGCTATGACGACAAAGGCGGGGATCTGCCGCCGCGTCGCGAATGCGCGCCATTCTGGCGACGTAGGGTGATTTCGGCGATGCCGCAGATCGAACTGGTGCTTGTCATCGGTCAATATGCCCAGGCCTGGCATATGGCCGGCGAAAGACAGGGCAATATGACCGAGACGGTGCAGTCGTGGCGCGACAGTCTTCTGTCCAACCGGTCGCCAGCGGTGCTGCCGTTGCCACATCCGAGCTGGCGCAACAGCGGCTGGCTTAAGCGAAATCCGTGGTTCGAGAAAGAATTGCTCCCGATCCTGCAAGATCGAACGAAAATGCTGCTTTCCTGA